The proteins below are encoded in one region of Maribacter aestuarii:
- a CDS encoding SPFH domain-containing protein: MSIFDEIKKKLSHEFIDIIEWLDTTNDTIVYRFERYQNEIKNNAQLIVREGQTAVFVNEGQLADVFKPGTYTLNTKNLPILTTLKGWKYGFDSPFKAEVYFVNTRLFTDEKWGTKNPFMLSDDRFGLVEIRAFGTYSFRISDPGKFVVDVVGTDGNFTNYEINEHLKSLIVTRFTDTIGEANLPIELYAANTSELSETCQQVMQPEFGRVGIELEKFYIENVSMPEELKKEIFEYSRLDKLDMTKLAQFKAAKAMEAAAKNEGGTAGAGMGMGMGFVLAQQMGSMMGQPTGQPFGAQPQQAQAAPPPVPVQVSYYYAVNGQQSGPVSFDKLKELFASRTINRDSLIWKQGMANWTSLKDIEELKSFLGGNTPPPLPSN, translated from the coding sequence ATGAGCATCTTCGACGAAATCAAGAAAAAACTAAGCCATGAATTTATAGACATAATTGAATGGCTGGACACTACCAATGATACCATTGTATATCGATTTGAAAGGTACCAGAACGAAATAAAAAATAATGCACAACTTATTGTTCGTGAAGGCCAGACCGCAGTTTTCGTCAATGAAGGACAACTTGCCGATGTTTTCAAACCGGGAACCTATACTTTGAACACAAAAAATTTACCCATCCTAACTACGTTAAAAGGATGGAAATATGGTTTTGATAGTCCTTTTAAAGCTGAGGTCTATTTTGTGAACACCCGCCTTTTTACAGATGAAAAATGGGGAACCAAAAATCCATTCATGTTAAGCGATGACCGTTTTGGACTGGTAGAAATCCGCGCTTTTGGCACTTACAGTTTTAGAATTAGTGACCCGGGTAAATTTGTGGTGGACGTTGTTGGTACGGATGGTAATTTTACGAACTACGAGATCAATGAACATCTGAAGAGCCTTATCGTAACCCGATTTACGGACACAATTGGAGAAGCTAACCTGCCCATTGAACTTTACGCAGCTAATACGAGTGAGCTTTCGGAGACTTGTCAGCAAGTGATGCAGCCCGAGTTTGGTCGGGTGGGTATTGAGCTGGAGAAATTTTATATAGAAAATGTCTCCATGCCAGAAGAGCTGAAAAAAGAGATTTTTGAATACAGCCGTCTGGATAAACTGGATATGACAAAATTGGCACAGTTTAAGGCTGCTAAAGCAATGGAAGCAGCGGCTAAGAACGAAGGTGGCACGGCAGGCGCCGGCATGGGAATGGGAATGGGTTTTGTACTGGCTCAACAAATGGGAAGCATGATGGGACAACCGACAGGACAACCTTTTGGTGCGCAACCCCAACAAGCTCAAGCAGCCCCTCCTCCTGTTCCTGTGCAAGTGAGTTATTACTATGCGGTAAATGGCCAACAATCAGGACCGGTATCTTTTGATAAATTAAAAGAGCTGTTCGCCAGTAGAACCATAAATAGGGATTCTTTGATTTGGAAACAGGGAATGGCCAATTGGACTAGTTTAAAGGATATTGAAGAGTTGAAGTCTTTTCTAGGAGGAAATACTCCACCACCATTACCTTCTAATTAG
- a CDS encoding carbohydrate kinase family protein — protein sequence MKNIYCIGELLIDFVAEKQGKDLSKANEFSKKAGGAPANVACAISKLGGKGIFIGCVGDDPFGKFLLNVLEEAEVDISLVQKSEVFTTMAFVSNDEDGERDFVFSRGADRELKYDSSLKIKFKDNMVHFGAATALLGGNLEDAYNRYFFDALTQKSFISFDPNYRVDLWKGKEDIFIKKCMPFIQKSNLCKFSLDEAFLISKMDTLEEACQYLHDIGAPIIVITLGGDGTYISMANFKTTVKSIKVDPVDTTGAGDAFIGCLLKQISGLDNWDKLHEKPETLRDMVALANRAGAITTTKYGAINALPTQNQLVS from the coding sequence ATGAAAAACATTTATTGCATAGGTGAGCTACTTATAGACTTCGTTGCTGAAAAACAGGGAAAAGATTTGTCCAAGGCCAACGAATTTTCTAAAAAAGCTGGTGGTGCACCTGCCAATGTAGCCTGTGCAATTAGTAAGCTTGGAGGTAAGGGTATTTTTATTGGGTGTGTAGGAGACGACCCTTTTGGCAAGTTCCTTCTAAATGTACTAGAGGAAGCGGAAGTAGATATTTCATTGGTTCAAAAATCTGAAGTTTTTACCACTATGGCTTTTGTCTCCAATGATGAAGATGGTGAAAGAGATTTTGTGTTTAGCAGAGGAGCGGATAGGGAGTTAAAATATGATTCTTCCCTAAAAATTAAATTCAAAGATAACATGGTACACTTTGGTGCTGCAACAGCACTACTTGGCGGTAACTTGGAGGACGCTTATAATAGGTACTTTTTTGATGCGCTAACGCAAAAATCATTCATAAGTTTTGACCCTAATTACCGAGTAGACCTATGGAAAGGAAAAGAGGATATTTTCATTAAAAAATGTATGCCTTTTATTCAAAAATCGAACTTGTGTAAATTTAGTTTAGATGAGGCTTTTCTCATCTCCAAGATGGATACACTAGAAGAAGCCTGCCAATACCTTCATGACATTGGGGCACCAATTATTGTTATAACATTAGGTGGGGATGGCACTTATATAAGTATGGCTAATTTTAAGACCACAGTTAAAAGCATTAAAGTAGACCCGGTTGATACTACTGGCGCAGGGGATGCTTTCATTGGATGTTTGTTAAAGCAAATTTCGGGACTGGACAACTGGGATAAACTACATGAGAAACCTGAAACATTAAGAGATATGGTTGCTTTGGCAAACAGAGCTGGTGCAATTACGACCACCAAATATGGTGCAATAAACGCGCTACCAACCCAAAACCAACTCGTATCCTAG
- a CDS encoding alpha-amylase family protein: MNQAALHRLLTSKEGIKGTHPTEDLFNIRLATNLSLIKTLFFSLYPESLKNKIHFHNLLDSMEQLFELRPDELKTLDLKRIEQGNWYQNERLVGMQLYVDRFNKDLNGLVNKLSYLNNLGINFLHIMPITTRPSGESDGGYAVNNYHEIDPKFGTKADFLALTALARSKNILLMLDFVVNHTSDEFSWAKKAKAGDEKYQNYYYTYPDRTIPDEFEKTLPEIFPESAPGSFTHVPEMDKWVMTCFNSYQWDLNYSNPEVFIEMLGNLVKMANMGIDVVRFDALAFLWKKLGTISQNLPEAHQLISLFRLCLQVIAPGVILLAEAIVAPRNIIKYFGEGILEGNECEVAYNASLMALLWNSIATKQTSLLYKSLMEIPAKPNDATWINYIRCHDDIGLGYDDDFIRDMGWNPNAHRKFLLDYYCQGLEWSPAKGLIFMYNPKNGDGRITGSAASLLGLEKALEEKDKVAINLSIAKILMLHGIILSYGGIPVIYMGDEIGTLNDYSFRTNEEHKNDSRWVNRPVQDWKIVDKLKSKKNHSYKIYSGLKKLIQLRKGLPLLADNNNLVLHPSSNSHVFVFERTRESGGLWVVSNFDEETQFLEVAWLFSIGISFGRNPKDLITKKDLVLNEGRLKLSPYQHLWITID, translated from the coding sequence ATGAACCAAGCTGCATTACATCGCCTTTTAACTTCTAAAGAGGGCATAAAGGGTACACATCCTACAGAAGATTTATTCAATATACGATTGGCGACGAATTTATCCCTAATAAAAACGTTGTTCTTCTCCCTATATCCAGAATCTTTAAAAAATAAAATCCATTTCCATAATCTTTTGGATTCGATGGAGCAATTATTTGAACTGAGACCGGACGAGCTTAAAACGCTAGACCTAAAAAGAATAGAGCAAGGAAATTGGTATCAAAACGAACGATTGGTAGGTATGCAGTTATATGTGGATCGCTTCAACAAAGACCTTAACGGATTAGTGAATAAGCTTTCCTATTTGAATAATCTTGGTATAAATTTTCTCCATATAATGCCGATAACAACCAGACCTAGTGGAGAAAGTGATGGAGGTTATGCTGTAAACAATTATCATGAAATTGACCCTAAATTTGGAACAAAAGCCGATTTTCTAGCGCTTACCGCTTTAGCAAGATCTAAGAATATTCTTCTTATGCTGGATTTTGTGGTAAACCATACTTCAGATGAATTTAGTTGGGCCAAAAAGGCTAAGGCAGGAGATGAAAAGTATCAAAATTATTATTATACCTATCCCGATAGGACTATTCCGGATGAGTTCGAAAAAACATTACCTGAAATTTTCCCTGAATCCGCTCCTGGCAGTTTTACCCATGTCCCGGAGATGGATAAATGGGTCATGACCTGTTTTAATAGTTATCAATGGGACCTGAACTACTCCAATCCCGAGGTTTTTATTGAAATGCTAGGCAATTTGGTAAAAATGGCAAATATGGGAATAGACGTGGTGCGCTTTGATGCTTTGGCCTTTCTCTGGAAAAAACTAGGTACCATTTCCCAGAACCTGCCGGAAGCCCATCAATTAATTTCCCTGTTTAGGTTATGTCTTCAAGTAATTGCCCCTGGGGTCATACTCTTAGCGGAGGCCATAGTGGCCCCTAGAAATATTATAAAATATTTTGGGGAGGGAATTTTAGAAGGCAACGAGTGTGAAGTGGCCTATAATGCTTCTTTAATGGCCCTCCTTTGGAATTCTATCGCTACAAAACAGACTTCTTTGCTCTATAAAAGTCTTATGGAAATCCCTGCCAAGCCAAACGATGCGACATGGATCAATTACATCCGCTGTCATGACGATATCGGTTTGGGATATGACGATGATTTCATAAGGGACATGGGGTGGAACCCCAATGCCCACAGAAAGTTTCTACTGGATTACTATTGCCAAGGCTTGGAATGGTCTCCGGCAAAAGGATTAATTTTTATGTATAATCCTAAAAACGGGGATGGTAGAATTACAGGAAGTGCAGCTTCCCTCCTGGGGCTGGAAAAAGCTTTGGAGGAAAAGGATAAGGTGGCAATTAACCTATCTATTGCTAAAATTTTGATGTTACATGGTATTATTCTCTCTTATGGGGGAATTCCTGTGATTTACATGGGAGACGAAATAGGAACATTGAACGATTACTCTTTCCGGACCAACGAAGAACATAAAAACGATAGTAGATGGGTAAACAGGCCCGTACAGGATTGGAAAATTGTGGACAAGCTCAAATCGAAAAAAAACCATAGTTACAAAATCTATAGTGGCCTGAAGAAATTGATACAATTGCGTAAAGGGTTACCACTGTTAGCAGATAACAATAACTTGGTCCTACATCCTTCTTCTAATAGCCATGTTTTCGTCTTTGAGCGCACAAGAGAAAGCGGTGGTTTATGGGTTGTATCCAATTTTGATGAAGAGACACAGTTTCTAGAAGTGGCTTGGTTGTTCTCTATTGGAATATCTTTTGGCAGAAATCCTAAAGACCTCATTACTAAGAAAGATCTTGTGCTGAATGAAGGGCGCTTAAAACTGAGCCCTTATCAACATCTGTGGATTACAATTGATTAG
- a CDS encoding ATP-binding protein, whose product MINKRLLVKNLLAHNDENSFYDKKRYIAIGEREGKAKFLKHVCALANSNPRNNSFVVVGVEDEDNKIVGVDFFDDSKIQNLVNAYLDNPPLISYENIPFPHLPEGKVVGLVTITSNGKVCALRRNIWKYYGGTVYFREGSISLPKADGIELKDINSKVVATIEQHARNNIELTLDGVIDFMNNRHKDLESDYKVFKEQFVVCWAGKKKTVKGETYYYRVDIELINEQVKLFYSNLDEVTISYDDHSFKTIEFVQLGLGKKQKYYPLEEVVINFKDNGKYQIQSELVFSPPEYDKKTLHHIFNANNSLLFKIEKNIALNPSEKEDLNHLSDTYLISYLNGFEEAKTKLEKGRKLVKENFPEVYDSFKEALRIIRKVKYN is encoded by the coding sequence ATGATCAATAAGCGATTATTGGTTAAAAACTTACTCGCTCATAACGACGAAAATAGTTTTTATGATAAAAAGCGATATATAGCCATTGGCGAAAGAGAAGGCAAGGCAAAATTTTTAAAGCATGTTTGCGCTCTGGCAAATAGTAACCCAAGGAACAATTCCTTCGTTGTTGTTGGAGTGGAAGACGAAGATAACAAGATTGTTGGCGTAGATTTCTTTGATGACAGTAAGATTCAGAATCTGGTAAACGCATATCTGGACAATCCTCCTTTAATCTCTTATGAGAACATACCCTTTCCACACCTTCCGGAAGGGAAAGTCGTAGGTTTGGTGACCATCACTTCTAATGGCAAAGTTTGCGCTCTTCGTAGGAATATTTGGAAGTACTATGGGGGCACCGTCTATTTTAGGGAAGGAAGTATCAGCTTGCCAAAAGCAGATGGAATTGAACTTAAGGACATAAATTCCAAAGTGGTCGCTACCATAGAACAGCATGCTCGGAATAATATTGAACTTACGCTGGACGGCGTAATTGATTTTATGAATAATCGGCATAAAGACCTTGAAAGCGATTATAAAGTTTTTAAGGAGCAGTTCGTAGTTTGCTGGGCAGGAAAGAAAAAAACGGTCAAAGGCGAAACCTATTACTACCGTGTTGACATTGAATTGATCAATGAACAGGTCAAACTATTTTACTCCAACTTGGACGAGGTTACCATATCCTACGATGACCATTCGTTTAAAACAATCGAGTTCGTACAATTGGGGCTAGGCAAAAAACAGAAGTATTATCCTTTGGAGGAAGTGGTGATTAATTTTAAGGACAACGGTAAGTATCAAATACAATCCGAACTTGTTTTTTCACCTCCTGAATACGATAAGAAAACATTACACCATATTTTCAACGCTAACAACAGTTTACTCTTTAAAATTGAAAAAAATATAGCACTGAACCCTTCCGAAAAGGAGGATTTGAATCATTTATCAGATACGTATCTCATTAGTTATTTAAACGGATTTGAAGAGGCGAAAACAAAACTAGAAAAGGGTAGAAAATTGGTAAAAGAGAATTTTCCCGAAGTTTATGATTCGTTCAAAGAGGCACTTCGTATCATTAGAAAAGTAAAGTACAACTAA
- a CDS encoding SDR family NAD(P)-dependent oxidoreductase — MMKTAFITGATSGIGKATAELFAKQKIRLVLCGRRQERLEDLKNQLGAKTDVHILNFDIRDKIAVQQAVKGLPEDFSKIDILINNAGNAHGLDTIQEGNLEDWDAMLDINVKGLLYVSKALLPQMINRKAGHIINIGSTAGKEVYPKGNVYCASKHAVDAINQGMRIDLNGLGIRVGAVNPGLVETEFSNVRFKGDEKRAETVYKGFQPLKPEDIADIIHFVITRPYHVNIADLVVMPTAQASSTIVNKDL; from the coding sequence ATGATGAAAACAGCATTTATTACCGGGGCCACTAGTGGCATAGGGAAAGCCACAGCTGAGCTTTTCGCCAAGCAAAAAATTCGCTTGGTACTTTGTGGGAGAAGACAGGAACGTTTGGAAGATTTAAAAAATCAATTGGGTGCCAAAACTGATGTTCATATCTTGAATTTTGACATTCGGGACAAAATTGCCGTGCAACAAGCTGTGAAAGGGCTTCCAGAGGACTTTTCAAAAATTGACATTCTTATAAACAATGCTGGAAACGCACATGGTTTGGACACTATCCAAGAGGGTAATTTGGAGGATTGGGATGCCATGTTGGACATTAATGTAAAAGGGTTATTGTATGTATCCAAGGCATTACTTCCTCAAATGATCAATCGAAAGGCAGGCCATATTATCAATATTGGTTCTACCGCAGGGAAAGAGGTATATCCCAAAGGCAATGTTTACTGTGCCAGTAAGCATGCCGTAGACGCTATTAATCAAGGAATGCGAATAGATTTAAATGGACTTGGAATACGGGTTGGAGCCGTGAATCCCGGCTTAGTAGAAACAGAGTTCAGTAATGTAAGGTTTAAGGGTGATGAAAAAAGAGCTGAAACCGTTTATAAGGGATTTCAGCCTTTGAAACCGGAAGATATCGCAGATATCATACATTTTGTGATCACGAGGCCATATCATGTAAATATTGCGGATTTGGTCGTTATGCCTACGGCACAGGCTTCATCAACAATTGTCAACAAAGATTTATGA
- a CDS encoding aldo/keto reductase, which translates to MKETSKYSRIIAGTMTWGNWGKELSTAEMELLMHRCLELDITTFDHADIYGDYTNEEQFGKAFGKSAIKRENIQLISKCGIQFDSETRKNEVKHYNYGSDYILWSAERSLKLLQTEYLDLLLLHRPSPLMHPDEISQAVHKLKKEGKIRQFGVSNFTPSQIALLETRLPVEANQVEFSLTANEVMYEGTLDDCLTKHRLAMSWSPLGLYFKEKTKQTTRIKKILKELSKKYEATEDQLLLAWILKHPANIHPVVGTATPDRLALSMEAVKLKMELDDWFILLEASNGYEVA; encoded by the coding sequence ATGAAAGAGACATCCAAGTATTCCAGAATTATTGCTGGCACCATGACATGGGGCAATTGGGGAAAAGAGCTTTCTACCGCTGAAATGGAGTTATTAATGCACCGATGTTTGGAGCTTGATATAACCACCTTTGACCATGCTGATATTTATGGTGATTATACCAATGAGGAACAGTTTGGTAAAGCCTTTGGGAAAAGTGCCATAAAGCGGGAGAATATCCAATTGATTAGCAAATGCGGCATTCAATTCGACTCAGAAACAAGAAAGAATGAAGTAAAGCATTACAATTACGGGAGTGATTATATTCTGTGGTCTGCCGAAAGGTCACTGAAATTGCTGCAAACAGAATATTTGGACCTCTTGCTATTACACAGGCCTAGTCCTTTGATGCATCCGGATGAGATTTCCCAAGCCGTTCATAAACTTAAAAAAGAGGGAAAAATCAGGCAATTTGGGGTGTCTAATTTTACGCCGTCTCAAATAGCGCTCTTAGAGACGAGGCTTCCCGTAGAGGCCAATCAAGTAGAATTTTCGCTAACTGCGAATGAGGTAATGTATGAAGGGACTTTGGACGATTGTCTTACAAAGCATCGCCTTGCCATGTCTTGGAGCCCCCTGGGATTATATTTTAAGGAAAAAACAAAACAAACAACTCGAATTAAAAAGATCTTAAAAGAGCTTTCAAAGAAATACGAAGCCACAGAGGACCAACTCCTGTTGGCCTGGATTCTAAAGCACCCTGCAAATATTCATCCTGTTGTGGGAACCGCTACCCCAGATCGGCTAGCGCTGTCAATGGAGGCGGTCAAATTGAAAATGGAGCTAGATGACTGGTTTATTCTTTTAGAGGCCAGTAACGGATATGAAGTGGCTTAA
- a CDS encoding AAA family ATPase: MEENTTVDVSAVNEKIAQESAFIDLLILEMNKVIVGQKHMVERLLIGLLGQGHILLEGVPGLAKTLAINTLAKAVKGSFSRIQFTPDLLPADVVGTMIYNMKENDFSIKKGPIFANFVLADEINRAPAKVQSALLEAMQEKQVTIGDETFILDKPFLVMATQNPVEQEGTYPLPEAQVDRFMLKTVIDYPKMNEEQMIMRQNLLGAYETVKPVVSLKQILSAQQAVREVYMDEKIEKYILDIVFATRYPEKYNLENLKPLISFGASPRGSINLGNAAKCYAFIKRRGYVVPEDVRAVVHDVLRHRIGITYEAEAENITSEEIINKIVNEIEVP; the protein is encoded by the coding sequence ATGGAAGAAAATACAACTGTAGACGTTAGTGCGGTAAACGAAAAAATTGCCCAAGAAAGTGCTTTTATTGACTTACTTATTTTAGAAATGAATAAGGTGATCGTAGGTCAAAAGCACATGGTAGAAAGGTTGCTTATTGGGCTATTGGGCCAGGGTCACATCTTATTGGAAGGTGTTCCCGGTTTGGCAAAAACATTGGCCATCAATACTTTGGCGAAAGCCGTAAAAGGAAGTTTCAGCAGAATACAATTTACACCAGATTTGTTACCGGCCGATGTAGTAGGTACCATGATATACAATATGAAGGAGAACGATTTCTCCATAAAAAAGGGACCCATATTTGCCAACTTCGTTTTGGCGGATGAGATTAACCGTGCCCCGGCCAAGGTACAATCGGCGTTATTGGAAGCCATGCAGGAAAAGCAGGTTACCATTGGGGATGAAACCTTTATCCTGGATAAACCCTTCTTGGTCATGGCCACACAAAACCCGGTAGAACAAGAAGGAACCTATCCTTTGCCAGAAGCTCAGGTAGACCGTTTTATGCTAAAAACGGTAATCGACTATCCTAAGATGAACGAGGAGCAAATGATAATGCGCCAGAACCTTTTGGGGGCGTACGAGACAGTAAAACCCGTAGTTTCCTTAAAGCAAATACTTAGTGCCCAGCAGGCGGTCCGTGAGGTCTACATGGACGAAAAAATTGAAAAGTATATTTTAGATATTGTTTTTGCTACCAGATATCCTGAAAAATATAATCTAGAGAACCTGAAACCCCTCATCAGTTTTGGAGCATCGCCAAGGGGAAGTATCAACCTAGGTAACGCTGCCAAATGTTATGCATTCATAAAGCGTAGAGGTTATGTGGTGCCCGAAGATGTTAGGGCCGTTGTGCATGATGTCCTGAGGCACAGAATTGGGATTACATACGAGGCGGAAGCCGAAAATATTACTTCCGAAGAAATAATCAATAAGATTGTTAACGAGATTGAAGTACCATAA
- a CDS encoding DUF58 domain-containing protein gives MDTKELLKKVRKIEIKTRRLSDHIFGGEYHSTFKGRGMTFSEVRQYQFGDDVRSIDWNVTARYNEPYVKIFEEERELTMMLVVDVSGSELFGTTNQFKNEIVTEISATLAFSALQNNDKVGLILFSDQVELFIPPKKGKTHVLRIIRELLEFKPQSNKTDIAEALKYLTNVMKKKAIVFVLSDFIASDYERTLKITGNKHDVTGIRVYDVREESIPSLGMVQMMDAESGKLKLVNTQSKKIRYAYAEFHRERVNYFKETFTKSGCGVLDCRVDESYVKKLLGFFKRRG, from the coding sequence ATGGATACTAAAGAGTTACTCAAAAAAGTACGTAAAATTGAGATAAAGACCCGTCGTCTTTCCGACCATATATTTGGTGGGGAATATCATTCTACGTTCAAAGGAAGGGGAATGACCTTTAGTGAAGTACGGCAATATCAATTTGGGGACGATGTGCGCAGTATTGACTGGAACGTTACCGCTAGGTATAACGAGCCGTACGTTAAAATTTTTGAGGAAGAACGGGAACTGACCATGATGTTGGTGGTGGACGTAAGTGGGTCGGAACTCTTTGGGACAACCAACCAATTCAAGAACGAAATCGTTACCGAAATTTCTGCTACCTTAGCCTTTAGCGCTCTACAGAATAACGATAAAGTAGGGCTTATCCTGTTTTCGGATCAGGTAGAGCTTTTTATCCCACCTAAAAAAGGAAAAACGCACGTCTTGAGGATAATTAGGGAACTACTCGAATTTAAACCACAAAGCAACAAAACAGATATCGCCGAAGCTTTAAAGTACCTCACCAACGTTATGAAGAAGAAAGCCATAGTCTTTGTGCTTTCAGATTTTATCGCCTCGGATTACGAGCGAACTCTAAAGATTACCGGCAACAAACACGATGTCACTGGAATACGGGTTTATGATGTACGAGAAGAAAGTATTCCAAGTCTGGGTATGGTCCAGATGATGGATGCCGAAAGCGGAAAATTAAAATTGGTTAATACCCAATCTAAAAAAATTCGTTATGCCTATGCAGAATTTCATAGGGAGAGGGTAAACTATTTTAAGGAAACCTTTACCAAATCTGGCTGCGGGGTTTTGGACTGCAGGGTCGATGAAAGTTATGTGAAAAAACTACTGGGATTTTTTAAACGAAGAGGATAA
- a CDS encoding vWA domain-containing protein codes for MLDNISFANPDFFWLLLLLPLAILWYIFKRKEETAALRISSINGFKFEGLLPKLKPALFIMRLLALSAIIVAMARPQTEDISTRTKTTKGIDIVMAIDVSSSMLARDLKPNRLSALKKVAADFIKKRPSDRIGLVVYAGEGYTKTPITTDKNIVLSALREITYGQLEDGTAIGMGLATSVNRLKESKAKSKIIILLTDGVNNSGFIEPRTAADLAIEFDIKTYTIGMGTNGNALTPISYNADGSFRYGMRQVEIDEELLKDIAEATGGKYFRATNNETLEEIYDEINKLEKTEIEEFKYYRYEERFRPWVLLAGALLLLEWILRNTVFRSFI; via the coding sequence ATGTTAGATAATATATCATTTGCGAATCCAGATTTCTTTTGGCTGCTATTGTTGCTGCCACTGGCTATCCTATGGTATATATTTAAACGGAAAGAAGAAACCGCTGCCCTTAGAATCTCCAGCATTAATGGATTTAAGTTCGAGGGTCTTTTGCCCAAACTCAAGCCTGCTCTTTTTATAATGCGCTTGCTCGCCCTTAGTGCAATTATTGTTGCCATGGCAAGACCACAGACGGAAGATATTTCAACGCGCACAAAAACGACGAAGGGGATTGACATTGTTATGGCCATTGATGTTTCTTCGAGCATGTTGGCACGTGACCTAAAACCTAATAGACTTTCCGCATTGAAGAAAGTTGCCGCCGATTTCATTAAAAAAAGACCCAGCGACCGTATTGGGTTAGTAGTCTATGCCGGTGAAGGGTATACAAAGACGCCCATAACTACGGATAAGAATATAGTACTAAGTGCCTTACGGGAAATCACTTATGGTCAGTTGGAGGATGGAACCGCAATTGGAATGGGGTTGGCAACCTCTGTGAACCGTTTAAAAGAAAGCAAGGCGAAAAGCAAGATTATAATTCTTTTAACTGATGGAGTGAATAATTCTGGCTTTATTGAGCCAAGAACTGCAGCAGACCTGGCCATTGAGTTTGATATTAAAACATACACAATTGGTATGGGTACCAACGGTAACGCCCTTACCCCTATTTCGTATAATGCCGATGGTTCTTTTAGATATGGTATGCGCCAAGTAGAAATTGATGAGGAGTTGCTTAAGGATATTGCAGAAGCGACAGGAGGAAAATATTTTAGGGCCACGAACAATGAGACCCTTGAAGAAATCTATGATGAAATCAATAAATTGGAGAAAACGGAGATAGAAGAATTCAAATATTACCGTTACGAAGAGCGGTTTAGACCATGGGTTTTACTGGCAGGCGCCCTATTACTTTTGGAATGGATTTTGAGAAATACGGTATTTAGAAGCTTTATATAG
- a CDS encoding tetratricopeptide repeat protein — protein MKAMIGIFFMLLMSLPVLSQEENLEAKEKGLRSSNNLTWEGNKKLSENNFIEAEVDYRKAIAESPENAAAPYNLGNAYYNNETFSEAFGRFKEAGETATSKKEKHKAYHNMGNVFMKRKDYAKAVEAYKEALRNDPKDEETRYNLALAKEMLKKDEENKEKNDENKDKEDEKENKDNDENKEGDNKDDKDQDKKDQGDEGDKGDKGDEGDEKKDENKEGDGDEKEEQKKKPEQGDQPQDQPQKRPNQLSKQQVENLLRAMQNAEKKVQDKIDAKKVQGAKVKNEKDW, from the coding sequence ATGAAAGCGATGATTGGAATATTTTTTATGCTTTTGATGTCCTTGCCTGTGCTTTCCCAGGAAGAGAATCTTGAAGCAAAAGAAAAAGGGCTTAGGAGCTCCAATAACCTTACTTGGGAAGGCAACAAAAAACTTTCCGAAAATAATTTTATCGAGGCGGAGGTAGATTATAGAAAAGCCATTGCCGAGAGTCCGGAAAATGCTGCAGCACCCTACAACTTAGGAAATGCGTACTACAACAACGAGACCTTTAGTGAAGCCTTTGGCAGGTTTAAAGAGGCCGGCGAAACGGCCACATCAAAAAAAGAAAAACATAAGGCCTACCATAACATGGGCAACGTATTCATGAAACGTAAGGACTATGCCAAGGCAGTGGAAGCATATAAGGAAGCGCTAAGGAATGACCCTAAAGATGAAGAAACACGTTACAATCTTGCCCTGGCAAAAGAAATGCTAAAGAAGGACGAAGAGAACAAAGAAAAGAACGACGAGAATAAGGACAAGGAGGACGAAAAGGAAAATAAAGATAATGACGAAAACAAGGAGGGCGATAATAAGGACGACAAAGATCAGGATAAAAAAGACCAAGGAGATGAAGGCGACAAGGGCGACAAGGGCGATGAAGGTGATGAAAAGAAAGATGAGAATAAAGAGGGTGATGGTGATGAAAAAGAAGAGCAAAAGAAAAAACCCGAACAGGGAGACCAACCTCAAGATCAACCTCAAAAACGTCCCAATCAACTTTCCAAACAACAGGTTGAGAATCTTTTAAGGGCCATGCAGAATGCAGAGAAAAAAGTTCAGGATAAAATTGATGCCAAAAAAGTACAAGGAGCCAAGGTTAAAAATGAAAAGGATTGGTAA